GAGGCGCTGCCGGTCCAAGATGAGGATCCGCTCGCGCTGCACATCGGCGATGTCGAGGCGTCTCCACTCGGCTAGCACGCGGCTTACCGTGTAGGATGTTGCGCCGATCATCTCCGCGAGATCCTGCCCCGATAGGCCCACCCGGATGACGACCCCACGTGGCGTCTTACGGCCCAGGGATTCCGCCAACCGGAGCAGCAGCCGCGCCAGGCGCCGGTCGACGCTCGACGTCGCAAGATCCTGAGCGCGATCCACAGCTTCCTGAACGTTTTCCGCCATCACGCGGATCGTACTCAACGATACCCACGGATGCGCCATCATGACCTGAAAGACCGTCGGGACACTCCACGCGAGCGCGCGGGAGTCTTCCAGTGCTTCGGCGGAGGCAACGCGCGGAGTCCCTCCCAAAGCGTTCACGTGCCCGAACGGTTCGGTCGGCGTGACAATCCGGAGCACCACGCCTCGCCCTTCGGGGTCCGTTCGCACGAGCTTGACGCTGCCACTCGTGAGCACGTACACGTCGGTGGCCGGATCCCCCTGGTGGTAGTAGACACCGCCCGCCGGCACGCGGCGCTCCGCTGCCGACCGTACCAACGCCTGCAGATCCGTCGCTGCAAGGTCCTGAAACAGGGCGCTCAGGCTGAGGTACACATCGTCGCCCGCGATCACTTTCGCGTGGCTGCGGATCACGTACCGGAGCAGGGCCGGAGCGAACTGCGCACGCTGGTACAGGCACGCCACGGTCAGCGGATCGGGCCCACGCGTCTGCTCAAGCAGCGACTCCCACTCCTCTACGGCGTCGCCGCGGACGTCCATCGTGGCAGTCCACGTCATCTCTACGGCAAGCCACACACCAGTGAAGCCGTCCGCGTTAGCCTCGCGCACTTTCCGGCGGAGGTGGTCGAGCGCCCTCAGGGCGTCAAACGGCGGCGGTCCGTAGACCTCCTGCACACTCACCAGCCCCAGGGCGCCCCGCTCGAGCTCCCTGTCCACGTCAACGCCTCGTACCGCGAGGGCATCGGTGATCTCCGCCGGATCCAGGTCCCCCTGCACGTAGAGACAGCGAGCACCGCTGGCGAGCCCATCCCGGATGAACGGCACGACGAATGCCATCATTTCCGCCGCGCCGTCGTAGACGAGGACGATATGATCTCCGTGCCGGAGTCTCCCGAACCGGTGCTCGGCGTTTCTCAAAGCGGTCACCCCCGATCGGGCAATCGCGGTCGCACGAGTGGCGGATTCGTTCGCGCCCGGCAGTACCGTCCTTCGCGCTTGCTTCACCCTATTATCCCATAGGTGCCGCGGCACGGTGTGAGCAAATTGCGCCAGCGCAAGGGTTGATCTACGACACAGACGGCCGCCGCAGTTCGGCGCTACTCTCTACCCACTGTTGGAACGCTGCCAGGTACGTGGAGGTGCTTACTGCGAATGCCAGTCCCCGACCGGCTTCACCCGTGGTTTGAGCGGCATCCCCTCCCCGCGTGGATCTACGATGTGCACACACTGCAAGTGCTCGACGTGAATGGCGCGGCAGTTGTCCTCTATGGGTACAGCCGCGACGAGTTCTTGGCCATGCGGATCACCGATCTCTGCGTGGCGGAAGACGTGCCTAGGGTGCTCACGGAACTCGCAGCACCACACGCGGATTCGGAATGGCGACACCGCCTCAAGAACGGAAAGATGATTGACATCCAAGTCACCTCGCGGCACGTGAAGGCGCGCGACCGTGATGCCGCCGTGATCATCGTCCAAGGACTCGCCCTGTGCAAGCCCAAGCTACGCGACCTGGACGTGTTCGCCAACGTCCCAGTGGGCGTCTATCGCACCACGGCCGACGGGCAGTTCCTGGACGCGAACCCGGCGCTGGTGCAGATGCTCGGCTATCCTGACCGAGAGAGTCTGGTGGCGACGCGGGCCGTCGACCTGTACATCGACCCAGGGGCGCGAGAGCGGTGGATCGCGGCACTGGAGCGAGACGGGATCGTGACGGACTTTGAGAGCCAAGTACGTCGGTACGATGGGTCCACGATCTGGGTGCGGGCCACCGCGCGGATCGTGCGTCCATCCGCAAGCGAGGCGGCCTACCTCGAAGGTGTGCTGGTGGACATCACGGAGCGTAAACTTGCGAGAACCGAACAGGCGCATCGGACGGCGGAACTCCAGACATTCTATGATGTGTCCCGGCAGTTGCGCGCCGCGCGTACGGTCGAAGAGATGTACCCTATCATCGTGGAACAGGCACGGTCGCGGCTCGCCGCCGACTACGGGTGCCTCGCGCTCCTCAATCCCGAACGTCAAGAGTTCACCAAAGTCTACACGGTTGGGATCCCCACGGAGAAGAGTGGATCGACGTTTCCGAGCGCGGGGACCCGATCGGGGCGCGTGGCAAGCGCGGGAGCTCCCTTCGTGAGCGTCGATCCCGGTCGCGGCGAAGTTCCCGAGTGGATAGATGACGTGTCATACCGCGCCCTCGGGGCGCTGGCCATTGTCCCGGTGCGCTCCGAGGAAGACATCATTGGAACACTCTGTCTAGCACGCGTGAAGGCGTCGGATACATTGGCATTCACCGAGACAGAATTGCGCCTGATCGAAGGCGTCACCGAGGTCGCGGGCATTGCGATCCGGCGCGCGCGCCTGTATCAAAGTCTCCAGGCCGCCTACGTGGATATGATCGTTGCGTTGGCTCACGCCATGGAATCGCGCGACTCATATACGGCGGCGCACAGCGAGCGGATGGTCGCGCTGGCCGAGCGCATGGCGCGCGAACTCGCATGTTCGGACCGGGAGGTCGAGGACATCCGTTGGGGCGCCCGGTTGCACGATATCGGAAAGATCGGTGTGTCCGACATCGTATTGCGGAAGCCGACCATTCTGACGGCGCAGGAGTGGGCCGTCATGCGCCAGCACCCCGTGCTCGGAGAAGAGATCCTGGCGTCGGCGGAACGAATGCGCGGGGTAGCGAAGCTCGTCCGCCATCACCAGGAACGGTGGGACGGCAGCGGCTACCCCGACGGGCTCAACGGCGAGGCGATCCCCCTGGGTGCGCGCATTTTGGCTGTCGTCGACGCCTACGGGGCGATCACCGAGGCCCGCGCGTACAAACCGGCGCGCACCCACGCCGATGCCGTCGAGGAGATCCGACGCTGTTCCGGCACCCAGTTCGATCCCAGGGTGGTTGAGGTGTTTTGCGCCGTGGTCGAGGAGGTCGGGGGCTCGCGCTAGCGGGACAGCACGGCGCAACGGTCGCGTCAGCACAACCCCGACGTCAACTTCCGGCTGTACGCTCGGGTGCGTTGCAAACCGTGCAACCGAGGAGGTGACCGAGACTGGGTACGTACATGGTGCAGTTCACGTACACGCCCCAGGCCTGGGCTGCGCTGGCTAAGAATCCGGAAGATCGAGCGGACGCGTTTCGCGCCCTCGCAGAACAGATGGGCGCGAAGTTGTTGTCCCTCCATTACTGCTTCGGCGAGTATGATGGAGTGACCATGATGGAGGCTCCCGACGAGGCGACCGTGATGGCGATCCTGCTCGCGGCGAATTCCCCGGGGCACGTGAAGACGACACGGACCACCGTGTTGATCACGTTGCGAGAAGCGATGGTCGCGATGCGTCGCGCGCACGACGCACAATACCGAGGGCCACACGGAGACTAAGGAGCCGACGAAAATGATACTGTCGCGCAACCATCAGTATCTACTCCTGCCACGAATCAGAGAACGGGCATCTCCAGTGAGGTCAAGAACTGGCTCCTTGGCGATGAAGAGACCGGCGGCGCACGGCTCCATCAGCGTGAGCGACCGTTGGGGGGAGAAGTGTACCGGCTTCGAAGACTGCTATACGAATTTGATCCGCGCTGGCCGCAGCCGCGCACAGCAACCGGCAGATCATGTCCCCCCGAACGACGTCATACGCCTCGAAATTGCGGGTCGGAGACTCTGGATCAGATGGGTGTGTGACCCACTACAGCTGAGCTACCTCAGCGGCGTCGGTCAGGTCTCCGATCGATAGACGTCCTTGGTGATGTGTGATGCGAACTTCCACGTTCCCTCTTGACGCACGAAGACGTCGCTGCACTCGGTGACCGCCCACGGCAAGGGCGGTGCGATCTCCGAGCCTTCGCTCCGGAAGATCACCGACATCGAGCTTCCCTCGACCTTGTCCTTGCCCACGACGCGGAAGCGGAAGTTGGTCATGATGTGCCTCGTGGTGCGGTCGACCGCGGCGCGATGCTTGCCCCATGCCTTGACAGCATCCTTGCCGACCATGGGCCCATAGGCCATCTGGATGAATACATCGTCAGTGACCAGCTCGTGGATAGTGTCCGCACTCCGATGGTCGACGCGCCACGCGAATTCGACGACAAGATCGATCAGGTCTTGACGGTCGCGCTCCGTCAGCAGGTCCGCACTGTCATTTGTTCCGGCGGGCATTGAACACTCCTTCAGCCACTGGACGCGCGGTCAGCACGACGCCGACGCCCACATAGAGCCCCGTGTGGACGATCACCTCGCGAATCTCATTCTCCGTCGCGCCGTTCGCAAGAGCTCCCACGACATGAGCGCGTAGGGCCTCGTCCGGCATGTGCGCCGCTACGAGTGCGGCGATCGTGCAGAGACTCCGTGTCCGCAGATCCAGCTCCTGGCGGTTCCAGAGCTCACCGAAGAAGCGCTCCACGATGAACTCGTCCAGGTAGCCAAACGCGCCCTCGGCCTCCGACTTCTTGTACTCCGTCCCGAACATGGCGTGCCGGATCGCAATGCCAGCTTCCTTTGGGTCCCGTGTCATTCGTCCCCTCCGGTCAGTCTCGTGACCATCGATGACTCGTTTGGTCCGCCGGTCACGTTGGATTCGCCGCGTGCCTTGAGATCGAGGCGTCGATCACGACGGCGCTGACCAAGACGACGCCCTGCACCGTCCACTGAACCTGTTGCGAGACAGCCATCAGCTGCAGGCCGTTCTGGATGCTGCCCATGAGGATGCCGCCGAGGATGACCGACCAGATGCCGCCTCTGCCACCGAACAGGCTGACGCCGCCGATTACCACGGCCGACAGCGCCACAAGCAACAGGGTGAGATCGGTCGATTGCGCGGACACGCCCAGGGATCGCGAGGCATTGATGACACCGGCCCAGGCGGCGACGAATCCGGCGATGGCGAACGTGATCGCGGTCACTCCCTCGACCTTGATGCCGGCGCGGCGCGCGGCCTCCGGGTTCCCGCCGATCCCATAGATGTGCTTCCCGAGCGGGGTCTGCGTTCCGACATACGACAGCACGGCGGCGATGGTCACGACGATCACGGCCGGAAGCGGCACTCCGCGGTACGGGTTGAAGACCGAAAGGAGGATCCCGAATACGGCGATCGCCAGCCCGGCGGTCGGCAGCACCGTGCTTCGCAGCAGGTGGGATGACGACCCCTCACGGAGCCGTGCGGCGTGGTAGTTCCGGCGTAACAGCCCGAAGAGCGCCACACCCATTCCGGCCAGCAGGTAGCTGAGCCAGTCCGGGAGATACGTCCCGGCGACGGCCTGCAGCGGAGTTCCCGACAGGACAATAACCTGCGTCACCGGCAGCATCCACATCAGTACCGCGTTCAGGATGAACATCCCGCCGAGCGTGACGATGAACGACGGCGCCTTCGACTTCATCACAATCCAGGACTGGAACGCGGGAACGCACACACCGACGATCAGGGCCAGCGCCACAGCGACTACGGGATCCCAGCCCTGTTCTGCGCTCAGATACGCGGCGATTCCCCCGCAGACTGCCGCGAGCGAGGCGAGCGAGATATCGATCTGTCGAACGACGACAACGAAGACGAGCGCGAGAGCGAGCAACGACGAGACCGCGATCTGATTCGATAGGTTCGTGAGATTCCGACTGCTCAGGAACAGCGGGCTCTCGATCGCGAAGAAGACCCAGACCACCCCAAGCGAGAGGATGAGCGGCAGGGTTCGCCACGGACCGGTCAGCCCGGCGACCACCTGCTGACGCAGGTCGATGCGGCGCGGCGCTGGACGGTTCGCCGGGGCCACGGCGGGGAACGTCTCGCGTTGCTCAGTCCGCGGAGCGCTCATCGCAGATGCCCTTCGCTCGCGGTTAACCGATCGGCGAGCTGCTCGAGGCGCGCGGCGCCGGTGATCGCCGACACGAGCGAATGCTCGGTCCACTCCGCTGCGGCCTGGTCGGCGATGGTTTCGCCCAGTCGAAGGACCACGATGCGGTCGGCCACTCGAAGCAGATCGGGGATATCGTGTGAGATGACGATGACACCGCGCCCCTGCGCCCTCAGGGTTCCCTCCCCCATCCTTGGAACTACCTCTCGGGCCGCAGCTAGCACCGGCCCTGGGCTGCTCCAGTGTTTGCTTTTGGGAGACGCGCTATTCGATGGGTTTCGTGAATTCCCTTTGCGATGTCGGCAAGGAATCCATGACCATCGTCTTCGTCTCCAGGAACGGCAACAGACCCTCCAGTCCGCCTTCGCGGCCGAGGCCGGATTGCTTGAACCCACCCATGGCGATTCTGGCGTCTGTCCGCGAGCCGTTGTGTCCGACCGAACCCGACCGCAACCGGCGTCCCACCGTATAGTAACGTTCAACATCGTTGGTAAACACGGCCGCGTTCAGCCCATAGATCGTGTCGTTGGCGATGTCGATTGCGTTCTCCTCGTTTTCTGCCGGGATCACGGACAAAACAGGGCCGAAAATCTCCTCCCGCGCGATGGTCGAATTGTTATCGACATCTCCGAATACGGTCGGCTCGATGAAAAATCCGCGATGGAGATGCGCCGGCCGTCCTCCGCCGGTCGCGAGCTTCGCGCCCTCTCCCTTGCCCTTGGTGATATAGCCTTCGACCCGGTCGCGCTGACGACGCATCGCCAATGGCCCCATCTGGCAAGCCAAATCGAAAGGATCGCCCACCTTGACGCTTTCAAAACACGCACTCAGCGCGTCAACGAGCGCATCATGGCGCTTGCGATTCACGACGATACGAGTCAGCGAGGAACACACTTGCCCAGTCAGGAAGATGGCTCCCTCGCTAATCGTTTTCGCGGCCATACCGACATCGTAATCGTCTAGGATCAGGGCGGCTGATTTTCCTCCGAGTTCGAGCGTGTAGCGGGCAATGCGCTCGCCGCAGATCGAAGCGATCTTTCGGCCCGCTGCTGTCGAGCCGGTAAACGTCACCTTGTCGATATCCGGATGCCGTACCAACAATTCGGAAACCTCACGGTCCGCCGTCAGCATGTTGAAGACTCCCGACGGCAGGCCGACTTTCTTACAAATTTCCGCGAAGAGGTAAGCTGCGCCTGGCGCCTCTGGCGAAGCCTTCACGACAATCGTGCAGCCCGCCAGCAGAGCTGGTGCGGTCTTGTTGGAAATCAGCGCGCCGGGGTGATTCCAGGGGACAATGGCAGCCACCACCCCCACCGGCTCGCGCACCAGCAGACCGATTCCGCTGCCGGCGCTGGTCTTGTGCTCTTCCTGAAAGGTATAAGTGTCGGCAAGACCAGCATAGAACCGAAATTTGTCTCCGAGGCCGCGCGTGGCAGCCTTGGCGATGTTGTGCGTCACGCCGGACTCCGTGACCCAAATCCGGGCGAGTTCATCGGTACGAGCGTCGAGTTCGGTTGCGATAGCATTCAAATAGCCAGCGCGCTCCTTATGGCTCATACGCGG
The DNA window shown above is from bacterium and carries:
- a CDS encoding inner-membrane translocator codes for the protein MSAPRTEQRETFPAVAPANRPAPRRIDLRQQVVAGLTGPWRTLPLILSLGVVWVFFAIESPLFLSSRNLTNLSNQIAVSSLLALALVFVVVVRQIDISLASLAAVCGGIAAYLSAEQGWDPVVAVALALIVGVCVPAFQSWIVMKSKAPSFIVTLGGMFILNAVLMWMLPVTQVIVLSGTPLQAVAGTYLPDWLSYLLAGMGVALFGLLRRNYHAARLREGSSSHLLRSTVLPTAGLAIAVFGILLSVFNPYRGVPLPAVIVVTIAAVLSYVGTQTPLGKHIYGIGGNPEAARRAGIKVEGVTAITFAIAGFVAAWAGVINASRSLGVSAQSTDLTLLLVALSAVVIGGVSLFGGRGGIWSVILGGILMGSIQNGLQLMAVSQQVQWTVQGVVLVSAVVIDASISRHAANPT
- a CDS encoding HD domain-containing phosphohydrolase, whose amino-acid sequence is MPVPDRLHPWFERHPLPAWIYDVHTLQVLDVNGAAVVLYGYSRDEFLAMRITDLCVAEDVPRVLTELAAPHADSEWRHRLKNGKMIDIQVTSRHVKARDRDAAVIIVQGLALCKPKLRDLDVFANVPVGVYRTTADGQFLDANPALVQMLGYPDRESLVATRAVDLYIDPGARERWIAALERDGIVTDFESQVRRYDGSTIWVRATARIVRPSASEAAYLEGVLVDITERKLARTEQAHRTAELQTFYDVSRQLRAARTVEEMYPIIVEQARSRLAADYGCLALLNPERQEFTKVYTVGIPTEKSGSTFPSAGTRSGRVASAGAPFVSVDPGRGEVPEWIDDVSYRALGALAIVPVRSEEDIIGTLCLARVKASDTLAFTETELRLIEGVTEVAGIAIRRARLYQSLQAAYVDMIVALAHAMESRDSYTAAHSERMVALAERMARELACSDREVEDIRWGARLHDIGKIGVSDIVLRKPTILTAQEWAVMRQHPVLGEEILASAERMRGVAKLVRHHQERWDGSGYPDGLNGEAIPLGARILAVVDAYGAITEARAYKPARTHADAVEEIRRCSGTQFDPRVVEVFCAVVEEVGGSR
- a CDS encoding aldehyde dehydrogenase, coding for MTVSTSPLAHPDRFFIDGEWAAPSSASKIDVINSGTEELFVSVAEAQAADINRVVAAAHKAFDKGPWPRMSHKERAGYLNAIATELDARTDELARIWVTESGVTHNIAKAATRGLGDKFRFYAGLADTYTFQEEHKTSAGSGIGLLVREPVGVVAAIVPWNHPGALISNKTAPALLAGCTIVVKASPEAPGAAYLFAEICKKVGLPSGVFNMLTADREVSELLVRHPDIDKVTFTGSTAAGRKIASICGERIARYTLELGGKSAALILDDYDVGMAAKTISEGAIFLTGQVCSSLTRIVVNRKRHDALVDALSACFESVKVGDPFDLACQMGPLAMRRQRDRVEGYITKGKGEGAKLATGGGRPAHLHRGFFIEPTVFGDVDNNSTIAREEIFGPVLSVIPAENEENAIDIANDTIYGLNAAVFTNDVERYYTVGRRLRSGSVGHNGSRTDARIAMGGFKQSGLGREGGLEGLLPFLETKTMVMDSLPTSQREFTKPIE
- a CDS encoding GYD domain-containing protein; the protein is MVQFTYTPQAWAALAKNPEDRADAFRALAEQMGAKLLSLHYCFGEYDGVTMMEAPDEATVMAILLAANSPGHVKTTRTTVLITLREAMVAMRRAHDAQYRGPHGD
- a CDS encoding carboxymuconolactone decarboxylase family protein → MTRDPKEAGIAIRHAMFGTEYKKSEAEGAFGYLDEFIVERFFGELWNRQELDLRTRSLCTIAALVAAHMPDEALRAHVVGALANGATENEIREVIVHTGLYVGVGVVLTARPVAEGVFNARRNK
- a CDS encoding nuclear transport factor 2 family protein, with product MPAGTNDSADLLTERDRQDLIDLVVEFAWRVDHRSADTIHELVTDDVFIQMAYGPMVGKDAVKAWGKHRAAVDRTTRHIMTNFRFRVVGKDKVEGSSMSVIFRSEGSEIAPPLPWAVTECSDVFVRQEGTWKFASHITKDVYRSET
- a CDS encoding MEDS domain-containing protein gives rise to the protein MRNAEHRFGRLRHGDHIVLVYDGAAEMMAFVVPFIRDGLASGARCLYVQGDLDPAEITDALAVRGVDVDRELERGALGLVSVQEVYGPPPFDALRALDHLRRKVREANADGFTGVWLAVEMTWTATMDVRGDAVEEWESLLEQTRGPDPLTVACLYQRAQFAPALLRYVIRSHAKVIAGDDVYLSLSALFQDLAATDLQALVRSAAERRVPAGGVYYHQGDPATDVYVLTSGSVKLVRTDPEGRGVVLRIVTPTEPFGHVNALGGTPRVASAEALEDSRALAWSVPTVFQVMMAHPWVSLSTIRVMAENVQEAVDRAQDLATSSVDRRLARLLLRLAESLGRKTPRGVVIRVGLSGQDLAEMIGATSYTVSRVLAEWRRLDIADVQRERILILDRQRLAMIAGEHTNGEVSRTRGRKSGANE